Below is a window of Impatiens glandulifera chromosome 2, dImpGla2.1, whole genome shotgun sequence DNA.
TAGAATTTGGTTGGAATAATAAactttgaagaaaaaattatgTCTTCTTTGGAAATGTGTACAAAGGCTATCTCCAAGATGGAAACGCAGCAGGTGGGGAGATCCAGTTCCAGACCGAAGTAGAGATGATCAGTTTAGCGTGCACAGAAATCTTCTCAAACTTGACGGTTTTTGCATGACAACAACAGAGAGGCTTCTTGTCTATCCTTTCATGTCAAACGGGAGTGTTGCTTCTCACTCAAAGGTTTTCCAAAAtactttgttttataaaataagaaaaaaaaatggttcTTTCTTAGACAtgtcttattttatttcttacaGGAAAACCTTCATTGGATTGGGGAACACGAAAGAGGATCGCTATAGGAGCTGCAAGGGGATTATTGTATCTACACGAGCAATGCGATCTAAAGATCATCCATAGGGATGTGAAGGCAACCAACATACTGCTTGATGATTGCTGTGAGGTTGTTGTAGGAGATTTTGGGTTGGCTAAGCTTTTGGATCATCGCGATTCCCATGTCATGACATCGGTTAGAGGAACAGTTTGCCATATAGCTCCTGAGTATCTCTCAACATGACAGTCTTTAGAGAAAACAGATGTTTTCGGGTTTGGAATTCTCCTTCTTGAACTTATCACTAGCCAAAGAGCTTTAGACTTTGGAAAAGCTGTAAACCAGAAAGGAGTCCTGCTTGATTGGGTTAGTTATTTGTGATTAGCAGTAAAAGCTTCTCAAAATTACTTATTACTAATGATTTTCCAATGTTTTTATAACTTTTCAAGTTAAGAAAATTCACCTGGAAAAGAAACTAGATATGTTGGTTGATAAGGACTTGAAAACTAACTATGATAGAATCGAGCTTGAGGAAATGGTCCAAGTGACTCTACTGTGTACTCAATATGTTCCAATCCACAGGCCTAAAATGTCGGAGGTGGTTAGGATGCTGGAAGGAGATGGGCTAGCCGAGAAGTGGGAAGCATCTCAAAGAAAAGCAGATGGTGGTAGTATTAGATGTAGAAGGAATGAATTTTCATCTTCAGAAAGATACTCTGATCTTACGGATGATTCTTCGTTGCTCATTCAGGCAATGGAGCTTTCTGGACCGAGGTAACAACAACTAGAAGAAGAAGACACAGACTTGTATAATAGCTTTCTAAGAGTAAAATTTTGTACAGAATAATAATTTGTGTGATTTTAGAATGATATATCTACTAGTATAATAATAACTGGCATGAATACTTATGAGAAGAGATTAGTTGCATGAATCATGATGGATTTCATTTCACCTAAATACCCATTTTGTTCTtaacaatttcaaaaaaatgtCGTTGGTGTGGTGTGTATTATTGTTGTACTAGTGTAGTTACTGAGgctttttcttcaaataaacgATAATCTATTGACAGCGAATTGCTTGGTTTATGTCCTTCGATTGGGTTGGTATTGCTTTCCTGAGTGTTTAGCATACACAATTCATTCTCTCCAACCCGACGAGagtaaaatttaataatactttataatgTTCTTTGTACATAAAGTAAATCTTCTTGTGTAAAAAGAATGTAAGAATTTAAGTTAACTCAATCATTCCTTCATTATCAAATGCACAAGAAtcatgaattaaatatatataatgtcagATCTTGCTAATTGGTTCCATGTAAATTTGTACTCTCTGTAATGGAAAATTTGTGTGTCTTCTCTTTCTCTCAATGCTCTACTTTGTTAAGCCTTTTAGACATTATGGAACCTTTTCTTAACCCAGAGATGAAGTAAGATGTAGGAGCAGATCCATTACACACTTCTGATTGCAGACCACTTTGTGGGCTCACCAAATAATAATCCCCTTTATTGCTCAACTTGCTACTCAGCTCTTCCATCTGTAAATTCAGCTTGTTTATTCGATTATGGTAAGTTGATCCAAAATTTGGAGTTTCTTAGTCATATCACATGTATGTTGATGCATTAGTAACATAAGAATTAGGTGTGTCCGTTTCATGGAGTATAAGGATACATCATGACATGCTGACAACTTTAAGCTAGAAATCATTCTTCTTTTGAGAGAACTTGACTGCAAGTGCAATTCCAGAGAAAGTACACCCCATTCATTAGGCTAATAaagaaagaattaatttttgacTAATCTGTAACAAAATACAAGCATTGGGTGTTCAGCAATACAACCATAATATTGTGTGACAGACTACTCCATTCAACAATAGTGACACTCCTGCTTCATAAGCATCACTCACTAAACGAATTCCATAGATTCCATAGATCGCCAAGTGAATAAAAAGGGCGTAGCTCAGCTTCTGCAGTCCTCCTACCTCGAACATTTGTCTGCAATTCAAAAtgtcaataataaatatatgtttttattaaatatataagcaTATTATGCTACCATGGATTGTAAACTTATGAGTAAAGCGCAAATAAATCTCCAAGGTCCGACAAGGTTATGACTGTGATCTAAAATGTAAGAATCCTCTTGTTTCTCTAATTGATTATacaatgaaaaagaaagaattaaacccaaaaattaaaatacaaatgatTTGCAATTAAAAGTAAAAGACCTGTTTCTTTATTCATCATAGTAAACTGAAATTATTCTAaggcatattttttttttctgaaacaACAAAAGTACAAGAAACCAATCATTTGTTTCACTGTTGTCTTGTTTGCTGCTATCAACAATATGGTGTACATCCATCAATTCATAAGAGAAATCTGATTAGTAACCGCCCGATCTCTTCTTCCTGCTGTCGCCTTCTACTATTTGTTCCAACCCAacatttcttcttcctctattattactattattctGCTTCGCCAAAGCATTCATCATCTCCTCTTTATGTTTGCAAACCGTGAATTTAATGTTTGAGGCTTTCACTTCCCTAATACGTTCACTTCTTTCTTCGACTGCTGCTgcaatatatataaacaaacaacAATAAATTTCAATGAATGAATACATGGAAATTacaacttaattttaattttctaactTCACTGCTATAAAATCAACTAAATATAAAGTGGTAAATTGAAATTCATCAGGCTTAGTCGGGTGTAGTAGAAGAAACATCCTATTAAAGATTGCTGTAACATGTCATTTTTGTCCATGTATTCTTTGCATCCTCTCATTTTCTattaaccaaataaacaaaaattgtaAGTGAAATGAGTTTATGAAGAAGATTCATGAAAATACATACATAGATAGATACTGTTCAAGGCAACAAAATTGAAGGTTGGTTGAAGAGTATTCAAGAACTTCATCATTCAAgaaattattaactttatatGCAACTGAACTCAAATGGTCAACTATACTAACCATAACTTTACTTATGTATTCTTTCAAGTTTCCACCTCCATTGCTACTTTCACCGTTCAATACCTAAAAGAAATACAAAACAGTGatttaataatctattataatGTTCTGTTATTATATAAGAGATAAAGTAGAAAAATTTGCATCTATGTAAAGAGACTTAATATACctaaattagattattattgataatatatatctaataaaaatgACAGAAAACATACATAGTGATCTTATCTTACATATGTCGGTGAGAATCGTAGTAGAACAAAtaacaaacatttattatacCTTTCATTCCCACATATATAATCATTCTCCCGTCCataagaaaaacaaacaaaattttgagttacagattaatattgtttaataatgTATGATAAGAAATAAGCGTTACCTAGTATTTTTGTCGCAATAGTTGTTAAATAAAGTTGTCAATGTACATGTTAAGAAATATATGAGAAGATCTTTTAAGATTTTACCTAGTTAACAGACGGCTTCATCCGGACACTTTGGAAAGACggttaaaattagaaaaaaaaatatgatgaacAGTTTTTTTTCAGATCTGGTTAACCCGAATCTGCAGAAAGTAGGCAAAAACCTGATGGACGATTTGTATCGGAGAAATCGTAGATGTCCAACATCAAGTCGCTACACAATTTAAGGGATCCAAGGTTGCATTAACATCATCTCAAAGACCACAAAGAACTTTCGACGTCACCCTTCAAAGGTCATTTTCGCGAGAAGATTGTAGTGAAGAAGATTTGTGCTAGGATTTGAAAAATcgataagagagaaagtaataGTGGGAGTgaaacagaaaattttctatttatttaaattattattttaatgaaactagcttcacttttattaacaatgtaaataaaaatgtaaatacatagtgaagtttgcttcactggTAGCATTTGCTTCAACTATATCAACGgcgctgtaaatacctagtgaatcAATTTTCACTAGCTAGTGTTTGTTTCATTCAtttcagcgctgtaaatatatattgaagaaaACTTTACTAGCTAGCGCTTGTTCCACTCTTATCAGCACTATAAATATCTTCACTAGATAGCGTTTGTTTCACTCCtttcagcgctgtaaatacctagtgaaatAATTTTACTAGGTTACGCttgtttcatcttttttattCTCTAGTAGAATTTACATGAAAAACATTgaacgtataaatattttacattaatgtgttaatggttttataatttatataaatttaatatataattatataaattataaaatatttaaaacaaaattattttaatatcttacaaataaatttcaaaatatgtggttatatatatatatatataatataattatataaattatttcataattggtacaaattaatttaaatatatcgcaaacaaatttataattatataaattataaatttatatatatataattatataaattataaaattatataaataaaataattaataattaatactaattaatttaaatatctcacaaagtaatttataattatgtttttatatttatatatatataaatatataaattataacataattgatacaaattaatttaaatacaacataaataaaattataaatatatttttatatataattataattaatatataattatttatattattaaataattaatatattttatttagtattgtATAGTAGATAAATGCATAAATACTTTTACATTGaaagtataatttatattgttagtggttttaaatgaaaattaaagggattatatttatagtgttgAAACAGAGTGAAGTGAATCAAGATTTACTGAATATCGCTTCTTGATATAAAACTGATGTAAAACGCTTCATTCCAGGGGCGAAGTTAGGATGAAAAATTATCTAGGGCTGACTTCAACTTGCACCttagatttaactttctatgctccgctattttttttccatgtaattgatacaataaattaattaattcaaacatataaaataaaatttgtatgaacatttactttatgaaattatgaaacaaaacaatACATTCAAAACATTTAGCATACACATTATTGAAGTTGTGCCCTTCTATtctttttagaataattttttttaattattatatcattatcAATGTTTTCAGACAGCTCTCGTTCAATATAGACGATCATAGAATCTGTTAAAAACTCTTTTTCCATCTTGTTACGAAGAGTTGTTTTCACGAGCTTCATAGCGGAAAATGTTCGTTCCGTTGTTGCTGTAGAAACAGGAAGAATTAAAATAAGACGAATCAACTTgccaattaaataaatatattagtataagtaaacaatataggtatatttcataaattataacaaatgataaaattacATATCAATCAAATTGTAGGTTTTTAACTTATTTGTCTCAACTAATCTTTGACATAATTCAGAAATAGTTGataaattttgaaatctttCATTGACGGGCATGTTAAGCTCATAGTGAGCCAATTGTGTTCTCAAGTGGTGCAAATCTTGTGCATCAAAATCTAGATGATAGAATTTTTCAGCAAGTTGATAGATGTGGTCAACATTAAGAAGTTTAAAGTTGTCTTTAGGTTCCAAAGCACCACTAAGCTTAAGAAGTTCGACTACCTCGTCCTTGAATCTactgttgggtgtgaatgcgattgaagtttgACTCAGTTCCTCTTGTTTATCAATTCCGTTGCACCACTACCTCACCAAAGGCGGCAACCCTTTCTCTAGTCTCCAAACACCACAAAAGAGTTTGACCTATTtctcccaccaagagagtaatatctatttatattattaggtcaagtccaatAAGCGAATTACTAAATATTGAGAcacaatgttgggccaaccaatacccaacaaaTAGTTCCATTATAAccctaacaaaatttaaataaaacacacataatataatggttattttgttgttttttgaGGTTTGTTAATGGATTTAGGACATAGTCACACACTCACACTCACACTGTCACAACTTACACATAAACTGTTCTTGATTCATACGataaagtggttaaaaaaataaaatgcaaaGAAAGGGTGAAGAACGAACCAAACCGAGAGCAAAATAATGGAAGAAGGTGACCAGAGGCCGGAGCGAAGAAGACCACTGGAAATTTGGAATCGAACCAACAAGATGGAGGGTTATGGCAGCGTCAATCGCACTGCACGAGGAACAAATTGAGGTTTTGTGAGCTTTCGGCCTTTCCCtcttttcaattttcaattgaTAAAATTTGCCATGTTTATTCACTTAATTTgccatatttttctttttaatttaattggggCTGGAGCCCATCCTAATCCAAGCATTATTTGTTTATTCACTTAATTtgccttattttttttttaatttgattgggCTGGAGACCACCCAATCCAagcattattttaatataggtGGGACTCGAGCCCACTCTAGCTCATGCGTGGCTCCGCTCCTACTTTCTTCATTCCTTTGCGTTGCGCTTCTCAGGATTGGTATTACATGAATGAAACGGATCCGGAATTATAACCGGGTTCCGAATAAATCTTGTTTTTAACCGCGCCTGATTTAATAATAAACCCGAATAAATCTTGTTTTTAACCGCGcctgatttaataataaaataataacactgTATTCTAATTGGTCCAAAATAGAGGAACATCGAAATCGATAGTAGAGAATCCGGTGTGGTATTATTTACGATATATTATTtgcaaattatatatatatatatatattaattagtgtatatattaaacatatttattattttaaaaataataaagtcatgaaaataatttttcatgGTTTCTAATACAATTAAGAAcgtgtaaattattatttaatatcttcctattttaaataatttgatctcCCTaccttaaatatattttcaaaatttgaatatatatatatgatttaaatataaattgaacctaaattatttaatttaaaaatatattaatttatatttttattgacataaataaatatttatattttagaaagttaaattattagaaaaatgttaataattaggaaaaaaacaaattatattatacatgTTAAATTTTTTCACTATCTtctattaataattagattttattatattattataatttcatttaattccacatatatatatatatatatatatttaatttgaaataaaaaaaagtgaatagtttttttttttttttttatctttaacatAGAAGGTTAATAGTTTTTCTTGCGAGCCCTCAGAATTTGAGTTTGTGACGTGTTTTATTCGATGCAATATCTTATTTAGTTagatcaatttttaaatttttgtaatttgaatAATCGTCTGAGTtttgtttgtatatttttttgagtCCGTGTTGGTTGACTCTTTAGTagtaaaagaaatgaaattatCGGATGAAATACTCTTACAtttattcttacattttgaccatttataattattagttatcacttgacaaaaatattttttaacattgtTTATCTTTGATCTAAGATTTTTTTAACACCGTTTGATTGAACACCGTTTGAATTTTTAGAGTCGTGAAAAAATTCGTGAAAAAATTACATGAGTATTAATTTTTACACTAGAATTTTAATTCTCATAtgatattgtttaaattttatattttgtaggttattttttaaaattaattttatatgcataaatctttgtttaaattaatgtatttattttatataaaaataaaatttaaaatattatatataataattgcaaattttgagttaaaacataataaaatatataaaaagaactATTTTTGTCACTCAAATTAACATAAACttaatattagtatattttaaatatatatttatgttatcagtgataattatatatatatatatatatatttttttttttaatttcaattattttttttatttaatttgatatctAAGAAATCTTATACTTCATTTTGGTCATTCTAACTTTCAAACTTACAGAACTCCAAAAGtccaaaacaaaatatttttacaatgaATTTACAAAATTTGTTTCCCAATTAATACTTACATAAAtctattttagaataataaggATTGTATTACTAAAATTATGgattgttcaaatatatatactaatataatgtaaattattaaaatctttgCTATGAATTCTACAAAGTGATCTGTAATATTTACACAAttcatgatttatttatttattttgttgaataatACTAGTTGAGAACCCAAATTCTTAATATTAgttacatgattttttttttttacttagtaatgataaattgaataaattaagttGTTTGGTTCATAAGTTTGATCGACATATTGATTTGATTACTTAATACtaagaaatgattttttaaatttatttattaaaagaaattatttaaattatttaaataatatcaagaaattatttaaaataaaatataattagtaataattttaataaaatattctttttataataattacaataattaataataatatagtcattttatataattaattataaatattatcaataataaaattataataaataaattaaaatataaaaacttaaaataaaagaaaattttatataaaa
It encodes the following:
- the LOC124924993 gene encoding protein NSP-INTERACTING KINASE 2-like; translation: MVPKIHTLDLSDNSFSGEIPSSLTYPHEEPSIPLSFLLSPRWKRSRWGDPVPDRSRDDQFSVHRNLLKLDGFCMTTTERLLVYPFMSNGRKPSLDWGTRKRIAIGAARGLLYLHEQCDLKIIHRDVKATNILLDDCCEVVVGDFGLAKLLDHRDSHVMTSSLEKTDVFGFGILLLELITSQRALDFGKAVNQKGVLLDWKIHLEKKLDMLVDKDLKTNYDRIELEEMVQVTLLCTQYVPIHRPKMSEVVRMLEGDGLAEKWEASQRKADGGSIRCRRNEFSSSERYSDLTDDSSLLIQAMELSGPR